From a region of the Erinaceus europaeus chromosome 14, mEriEur2.1, whole genome shotgun sequence genome:
- the SMCO1 gene encoding single-pass membrane and coiled-coil domain-containing protein 1: MSSESTTLISLKKAVERVDHRLHDLEAQFTELDFLKDNLIEKFERHGRSLATQAAQDELWTAALTLRFTPMELNIVHSYVVEALICLHTRVLQKLPDLVRGLPTLASVLRRKVKNARVRAGWESALEESGLGREDSTALCTFFIAYGDKAEYCTAKVRQMHIRDVTLLITNMVKNQALRNALLKAVQLTEEGRAERAPQSNSRL, encoded by the exons AGTAGATCACAGACTCCACGATTTGGAAGCACAGTTCACAGAGCTGGACTTCCTCAAGGATAATCTGATAGAGAAATTCGAGCGTCACGGCAGGTCTCTGGCCACCCAGGCAGCCCAAGATGAGCTGTGGACAGCAGCGCTTACACTCAG GTTCACGCCGATGGAGCTGAACATTGTACACAGCTACGTCGTTGAAGCACTCATCTGCTTGCACACTCGTGTGCTCCAGAAGCTGCCAGACCTAGTGAGAGGCCTTCCCACCTTGGCCTCCGTCCTCAGACGAAAAGTCAAGAACGCACGCGTTCGAGCTGGGTGGGAGTCTGCCCTGGAGGAGAGTGGACTGGGAAGAGAAGACAGCACAGCCCTTTGCACCTTCTTCATCGCCTACGGGGACAAGGCAGAGTACTGCACTGCTAAGGTGAGGCAGATGCACATTCGGGATGTCACACTCTTGATCACTAACATGGTCAAGAACCAGGCCCTGCGGAATGCCTTGCTAAAGGCAGTTCAGCTCACAGAGGAGGGCAGAGCAGAAAGAGCCCCACAGAGCAACAGTCGTCTGTGA